One Anolis carolinensis isolate JA03-04 chromosome 5, rAnoCar3.1.pri, whole genome shotgun sequence DNA segment encodes these proteins:
- the tapt1 gene encoding transmembrane anterior posterior transformation protein 1 homolog isoform X4 translates to MHANTKRTRKVDDFWDLLVPGCFPLCVHAPSIESFSSSIQVHHFALLRLANEGKSTFTSFIGWNVMSHETSPCSHRGLRMSERRLLQPAQVCDIFKGVILVICYFMMHYVDYSMMYHLIRGQSVIKLYIIYNMLEVADRLFSSFGQDILDALYWTATEPKERKRAHIGVIPHFFMAVLYVFLHAILIMVQATTLNVAFNSHNKSLLTIMMSNNFVEIKGSVFKKFEKNNLFQMSNSDIKERFTNYVLLLIVCLRNMEQFSWNPDHLWVLFPDVCMVIASEIAVDIVKHAFITKFNDITADVYSEYRASLAFDLVSSRQKNAYTDYSDSVSRRMGFIPLPLAVLLIRVVTSSVKVQGVLAYACVVLFYCGLISLKVLNSIVLLGKSCQYVKEANMEEKLFNPPPTGTPGKPLGKPQSKYKSSQEEKLPSSVTSQPVHQNESVVPQLVTSNSDQFLTTPDGDEKDITQDNSESKHRSTKKDLLEIDRFTICGNRID, encoded by the exons AATGAAGGGAAGAGCACTTTCACTTCCTTTATAGGATGGAATGTGATGTCACATGAAACTTCTCCATG CTCTCACCGAGGCCTAAGAATGAG TGAGAGGCGTTTGCTGCAGCCTGCTCAGGTCTGTGATATTTTCAAAGGAGTTATACTTGTAATCTGCTACTTCATGATGCACTATGTTGACTATTCCATGATGTACCACCTGATAAGAGGACAGTCCGTCATTAAACTCTACATCATCTATAATATGCTTGAG GTAGCTGATCGATTGTTTTCCTCTTTTGGTCAAGATATCTTGGATGCTCTTTATTGGACTGCTACAGAaccaaaggagagaaaaagagcacaCATAGGTGTGATTCCCCATTTCTTCATGGCAGTGCTATATGTCT TCTTGCATGCTATCCTTATAATGGTCCAAGCAACAACACTCAATGTagccttcaattcccacaataaGTCACTTCTAACTATCATGATGTCTAACAAC TTTGTTGAAATAAAAGGAAGTGTCTTCAAGAAGTTTGAAAAGAACAATCTATTTCAGATGTCAAACAGTG ACATCAAGGAGAGATTTACCAACTATGTACTGCTACTGATAGTTTGTTTAAGGAACATGGAACAGTTTTCTTGGAATCCAG ACCATCTTTGGGTGCTGTTTCCAGATGTTTGTATGGTGATTGCATCAGAAATTGCAGTGGACATTGTGAAGCATGCTTTTATAACAAAATTTAATGATATCACTGCTGAT GTCTACAGTGAATACAGAGCAAGCCTTGCATTCGACCTTGTTAGCAGTCGACAGAAAAAT GCATACACAGATTATAGTGACTCCGTTTCCAGAAGAATGGGTTTTATTCCGCTCCCACTGGCTGTTTTA CTCATCAGAGTGGTTACAAGTTCTGTAAAAGTACAGGGAGTCTTGGCTTATGCCTGTGTTGTGCTCTTCTATTGCGG GTTGATATCACTCAAAGTACTTAACAGCATTGTGCTTTTGGGGAAATCATGCCAATATGTCAAAGAAGCAAACATGGAAGAGAAGTTGTTTAACCCTCCTCCTACCGGCACCCCAGGCAAACCTCTTGGTAAACCACAGAGCAAGTACAAGTCCAGCCAAG aGGAAAAGTTGCCTTCTTCAGTGACCAGTCAACCTGTGCACCAAAATGAAAGTGTAGTGCCACAACTTGTAACTAGCAACTCTGATCAGTTTCTGACAACTCCTGATGGAGATGAGAAAGATATAACCCAGGACAATTCAGAATCAAAACACAGATCTACAAAGAAGGATTTGTTGGAGATAGACAGGTTTACAATATGCGGAAACAGAATTGACTAG